The genomic stretch attgcTTCCATATAATCTAATCTAATTCTATGCAAAATATTACCTATTTCTAATACTGTCATTTGCAAGTCTTTTAATGTTATAGATAAAACCATCTAGCAATTTCATCTTCAGTCACtaattacagtttttcttttttccccagaaatttAATTCTGTGAAAGAGATCATTGACTTCCACAAATATGTTCCCATCACACTTATTGACGGCAAGGATAGATCAGGAATCCAGAGAGAACAATGCTACCTTACATATCCATTCAAGTCCTACAAAAGATGTTTTCCGCCTTAATGTCACTGATTTGTTTGTATAAATAGAACAATTATTTAAATGCCTCAAAAATCAGATTAGCCTTTGAGTGAGGAGGTCTTCCTAATATTATGAAGCATTCTAAACGCTCCACTAAAAAACTTTTCTCCAAGTGAGAACACAGATCTACTCcattttttgatttttgtgaTTTAACTTTGAGGATACAGGTGAAGTATATGGTATTGTATTAATTCACAGAAAAGTTTTAAGAGATATCTTGACAATGATTGAGCAATTTGCTCATCTTGCACTCTACCCTCTAACCCAAGACAAAAACCAAACTCAACCTTGCTTATCTAAACATCACTGAAGCTCAGTTAGTAGCAAAACCTAATAAAGTATACTACagtcatataaaaaaaattcttgcttttaaaagtacACGTGAAATGTTATTTAACTAAGTACTCACTGTTTAACAACTTCATCTGGTGTGCATATGTTTGTACAATAGCAAGCTGTGCTCAGCagccactgaagtcagtgggtgTCAGCTCATGCTCATAGGTTTTGGAGAAGATTATAAAGCTAGCTTTAATCATGTAAATTCTAATACTTACCTAACAGTTATTCTTTAGCTTACGTAGAAGATACTTGTATTCCATATCTGAGCCTTCAAACACTTAAGATAGTAGGACCATTATGCAAACAGTCCCTTTGAATTGACACCATGTGCAAATACAGAGATAAAAATCATCAGTAGGAACAGCAGATGTGCTTCATTCTCAGCAAGAAAACATGTTCCGGTGTTTATCAAAGATCacaagaagatattttttcagcaaaaaaatatGGTAATATTTATTCATGTAATTTGAGTTTTGGAAGGCTTAACTGAATTCGTTATAAATATGAAAGGcaaacttcagtatttttctgcaaagcatccATAATCTTCCTTTCTAAGCACAATCAGAAGTTTGAGTAGGTAACTGGGATATACCAAGAAAGCAACCTCAGTTACTTTATCCTTACAGAATAGgaacaagaataaaaacattcaagCCCAAAACACAACATTCCAACACGATTTATGATGTGGCACAAACTAGCTCTATAAAAAAATTTAGCGGTTGGTTGTTATTTCCTTGCAGCCTTTATTTCTCAATGCTGCATCAAAATGCAAGAGAACATTcattgtaattatttctttcaaaccaCTGAGACTGTTAAACCTGAAGGAAATTTTTCTGACATGACATTATCTAGtaacacaaatgaaaattaacaaaGCAGAAGCTGCTAAGCAGAGTTTGGCAGTgctcataaaaaagaaaagaggcatGATGTAATTGGCTTTAAGAGTTTCATAGCCACCATACAATTTAACTTACACAAGGTTTtcatgttaaaagaaaaaaaatttctaaattaaaccCATGAAAACATACAGCTTAACAATTTAGATAGCAGATAGCAGCAGGGACATACAAAGTTTTGCAGATGTTTACTAGAACAGTAAACTTGCTTACAAAGACAAGCATTACTAGTCTACTTAAACCACCCAGAGTTTATAAAGCTGAGCAGCAACACTTCCATCTCCCCCTCTAGTACAAATTTCATGAGGAATGTTCTAATTTTGCCAGTAACAACTCTGACGAAGCAAATTCAAAACTATTTATTTAGTAGCttctacagaaacaaaattaattcaaacaGTAACCTGGACTGAAGAGGTTAAAACAAAGGAGGGATTTTAACcatgttttttccttatgttaATAATTTCAACATTCACTGTATGTGAGACgccagaattttaaaatggaagctATTTTCAcaattgaaaatgcaaatagtACTGTTAGGTTTGGCATCAAAGTATATGAAGTGAAAAAATCCCCTCTAGTGTACCcatctaaaaaaatataattccatTTGAATACAAAATGAGAACTGTCATTTCATTAttatgaaaacagacaaaaggaaGTTTGTTCTGTGGAATAGGTCAGTCTGATACAAATGATACAAAAATTTTCCATGTGTACTAATGAAAAAGATCTGACAAAGCACCAACTATCTGAAGCATTTTAACACTGTATTGCAAAATAATGGGAAAGCAATGTTTtaactggttttgaaaataagcTTCAGTCagatgtagttttaaaatatttacatttcaatgCAGATATGATACATACTTTATCAAAACAATGTATAATCTGCTggaatatgtaaaaaaatattcccagcTTAAACTATTTATAAAAACGCACCAACAGTGAAAAGAGCTAGGGACTACCAGTCTTTCAAGAGTTATCCCAGTTCAAACATAGAACACACATCCAGCATTAGAGTCAGTATTGATTTTCTTATCtgtaaaaatgtgattttaattgTAAATATGTGCTTCAATATAGTTCATTctatatgattttaaaattatttaaaattgacAAGGcgaagaaaaacatttgttgtTCATGTACAGAAACATTAGACTTCAGTATCATCCATCCCTCTTCTTCACTAAAAACTTGAAATTTGGCCCTGATTTAGGAAAGTGTTTAAGTAATTGAGCAATGTTTACATTGCACTGAAGTCAGCAGATACACATAAGACATATATATGTAACTAGGCACATGCTTGTATGAATTGAGgcctacaaaaaaaatatatattctaacATCTAAATCCTTACGATTAAGAAGGATGAAAGATTGCACTGAAAATCTGGTTCAACACTGTCAATGTAAGAGCTGTGCAACAtggttttccattttgaaaagtCTTCATCTTCAGCAAGTTCCTCCTGTAAATATGCATTAACTCACTGACTAGAGTTCTAACCAAATGCCCAATTctgcaaatgcatttctatCAGGTTACACACACATGGTGGTagagggtttttgtttggctATTACTTCCTTAGATTTCAGAACAGCCTTGAGACCACAAAGAGAAAAGCCCCTCCTACTGGTCCAAGCCTGATGATAGCTCTGTCTCTGCCTGCTCAGAAGAAAGATGGTACAGAAAGCTGACAGTGTTCTGGTTTCTTTCTCACACCTACACGATACAGGCTAGGTAAAGACTAAGtactaaacaaaattaaactttttagTGCTATCTGATCTAGTGGGAGTAACTCTGATCCCATAGATTCTTCATTTACACCCTTGTATTTCCTCTGAAGTCAGCAGaagtagttttttttttttttttttttttttagtttcactGAAAGAGAGTACTTGCATTTAAGTCCTACTTTTTATGTGTGGTGCTTAATTTGCCACCAAAACCTGTGATACACACTTGCTGCCCACAGAGGATCAAAGGTgcttttcagcacttttttttttttccaaaggtgcTCAATCTCTGAAACACTATACTGtaacaaagcaaaccaaaccctGTTAAATTTACAGATCTCATCTCTAAGATTTTAATCCATACAGACCTAGCACAGCACAGATTCCCAGCACAGAGAATGGTAACTAGAAAGATGCTTgcatagcaaatatttttcaaatttctccTATGGAACAGATGAAGTTGACCTCCAACACAAATTTCAAACATGAGAGTGCAAAGTAGTGCTTAATCCTCACTATCAGCTTCTCCATATCTCTGTaactctgctctcctctcccacttTGCTAACAGTGGCGACCTTTTGGCAAAATAAAAGTTAGTTCAATCTTACTTTCCAGGTAAGTTAGTGGcactcattaaaaataagcaggaaCACCCTCCCCCTGCCCAGTCTCTCAATTAATGCTtttttgctggaaaagaaagaacatccCAACCCTTGGTTGCCTCTATCAAGTGCCTCTGTCCATGACTTATCCATTCTTCTTGGTCCATATATACTCGTCCACAAAACCAACATTTAAACATACACTGAAGTGTTTCAGATGGTGAAGTTTCCACCACCTGGTAGTTGTTTTTATTGGTCtttttaagtttcatttttagCATACTCTGCTTTTTTGCTTGGTTTCCTGTCTCAACATTTTGAAGAGTAAGACGCTTTCGATAACGTTTGACACCAAGACAACTACTTGTCCTTTCTGATAGAACTACTTTCAGAACTTGACCTTTATATTTGTTGATAGTCTTCATGACATTGATTATCTCTGGCGAGTCAACATCAGGATGGTTTAGTACCACAACTGGCTGGTTACGACGAGGGCATTTTATCAACTGATTCATTCGCAGAGGGACAAGCCGAAGACGTCTTGCTGTCAACAGATACGACATGTCAGAACTTGAACTGGTTTCCGACTGAGTTCTCGTCTTCCTCTTAGGAAGTTCCCTGAAGCTTGCTTGTTTCACCTTGTTTTTGGAACCTAGGTGACTTTTTGAATAGGGTTTGCTTTGCTTACTCACATCACTGGTTTTCTGAAATGGGACACCAGTTtgtttgctattatttttaacacttgCCTCTCGCTTTGGTCTTTGCCTGAGTGATACACTTTGGGACTGAGCATTCAGTTCACTCTGATTACGTAAACATGGCAAATTACTGCTAAGAGTCTCAGAAACACTGACAGGAACTGGACGAGGCAGAAACATTTCATTGCAATACACAGAAGGAGCTGATGTTTCACTCCTGTTTTCTATGCCATTTGATTTTTGACTGCTAGCAGCATTCAGCACTCTCAGCATTGTCCCTTTGGGGATAAACACTGGAGTAGCAACATGGGAATTTTTAGTTACCCTGCTTTTAGATGTTCTTGCAAATGTAAGCAACTGATCATTACTGTGTTCTTCACTACTAATCACACTGCTTCCACCATGCACTTGAGACAAAGATGCACACTGTTCCACTTCAGTGGCAGGAACAACTCTCTGAGAGTTAGCTGAATTTTCTTGAGGGAAAAGCACCTTTTTAGTAGAAGCTTGACATCTCAGAGGCATGGATTTGATGTTAGATTCAGCAGCAGACATGAGCTGAGCAATCTTTCTACACAGCAATGTTGCAGACTTCTTATTGCATGTTGTGTCATCCCATCTGACACCCTCTGGAACATTTTCAGCCCCAGAgctaagagaaaatacagatgaaataACAGGTCCCTCAAAAGGgttgtctttattttccattgtctGTAGTTCTAATGATTCCAGAAGAAGACTGTTCTTCTGACTTATGGTTTCAGGTCTCTTTACTTTACTAAAGCCAAAAGTCATGTCCTCACAAGGTGGAGTTTTAGTGatattaaacttttttcctgcttcagaaGGTGTAACAGAGTTTTTATCAAAACCCTTACCAGCTAAATGTGTTTCTGTAGAGCTGACTGGCAGACTCCTATATTCTCTGTCATCCCTCTTTAGAGGCAATGCATCCTTTTGTTTATGGACTGCAGAAGAGgaattttttccctcctgagtGGCCTTTACTGAAGTGTTCTTggaatttttctcttcagaaacagcagcataTTTTGGAGGAGGCATATCCGCACCTTCTTCGTAACAATACGAGTCATAATGtaagttattttttccatctacTTCCCACCTTGAGGACTtaagatcactttttttttcagtactatTCATCACCAAAGACGGAGAACAAAGTTCTATAACACCCGAATGGACATCAATACCTTTCACCAAATGGAAGCAGAATTTTGATGCATCTTCCCTCTGTATAGATACAGAGTTACAGTCTAAGACTTGAgaaccagaaaaacaaagacattcAGAATTCTTGTCATATGTACTATCCAAATTAAGCTGGTTACTAACACTGGATAATTTGTCTACATTCACTTCCATGGTTAGTAACTCATTTTgagatacagattttttttttccttctgcagatcGTTCTATACCTTGATTTTCAAGTTCCTCTTCAGCACCATTCACAGGTTTGTAAGTTGCTTCTTTCATAGGAATTAGTTTAAGGACCAGCTGTTGTGCTCCATTCACTATCTTAATCTCTACTACCTGAGCTAAACAGTTAGAAGGAACTACAAGTTCAGATGGTGCAATTACTGTTAAAGGCATCCCAGGTTGTAAAGGCTCTGTTTTTGGAGAATAAACCTCAACTTCAACACTCTGATTCTCACACACACTTATTTCAGATGGCTCCAATGTGGTTTTACCTTGGACTGATGCTGTGTTTACGCTACAGTCTACATTGTGAGACAAACAGACTGGTTTAGTTACTTTATGTGGAATCTCACAAACGATATTTGAAGATGAATTTGAAAGGTCATTCTGAAAAGGACTGTTACTGTATgtctgcttttcaaagaaagtgCTTTGACTCAGCTTCTTTTGCTTGTGGTTTATGATAGTATTTGACAGCCGTTTTGTGGGTGTTTCATGTACTCTTCTTGTATGTTTTACTATATAGTCATGTCTAACAGCACCATATTCACAGTACTCACACTGATAAGGAAAAGTTCCGGTGTGTTTCACCAAATGCCTCTGGAATTCTCCTTTGGTGTAGGACACGTAACTACAGTGGGAACagataaatttaatttcttcatgttGACCTACGTGCTTTTTATACTGCAAAGGATCCTTTGTTGAAAATCTACATTTATCACAGTAGTATTTACCTGGCAGAAAGTTTTtaactttaaatgttttctgggttttacttggggattttttttcacgTTTTTTGACATCTACACTATTCACGCACTCAGgaacaaaatggaaagctgGTGGTGTAATATGACTGCACTTGTTGCAGATGAAATTTTTGTCTTCAGTCCACCCAAGCTTCTTATGCTTTTCTGTATCTTGCATTAAAATTTTCTGAACACTTCTGCATTTTATACAGCTTATCAGTGACAACTTATTATTCTCAGCCTCAGTCCCTTGATAACACAAGTTTTGATCATCATTCCCTTTTGATGGATTTGTTTTATCCTCAGAAGATTGCTTTGGGGATGTAGTCAAGGAATCATTTTTATCACTAACTTGGCCGGGGTACAATCTTGGTAAaatttccctcattttttttaactgcatttcagaagacGTGACTCTGCACCACTTTTGtcaaacacagcagcaacagaCAGAAAGTTTTCTTGATATTAGTCTTGTGTATGCTGCTTGTCAATCATTCAGGCCAACAATCTGCAGAATACACACTTTGGAAGAAACGGTGCTCAAGGAACTGCATCCATATTATATTCCACgttctttattttattcaatcAACTTGCAGCactaaagaataaaaagcagaatattcaAGTCAGTTACAATACACTGATCATTGAAATACAATGAACTAATATTTGAACTATTAGTGGATTACAGCTAAATTAGAGAGTGCAAGTCTACTGTTAATATACCACATTGTATTCTGTACATACAACCACTAATTCTAAGCAAAACATACCCAATCAAATAATCCTTTAATGTTTGTTCATATTCAAAATGTTGGTAAATTCATAAAAGTATCTGCTATGCATCAAAACCTAGAGTTCATGTTATTTCTTGCATGTCAtgaaaaattttacatttaagaaaTGTATCTATAAGCCTAACAAGACAGACACTGCAGGTGCCACTCATTTGTGAATCCCACCAGGAAAAAGGACAGTGAGTACAATGGCCAGAAGAAACATGCAACtatgagtttgtttttaaatataaggaTTTTTAAGTTAGCATGGAAATTCCTGAAGTACAGAAGTTCTTTTCTAATCAGTGCCAATATTTTAGATCCAAACAGTCTCAAACACTAATTCATAAACAAAGTATGATTCGTACTTCACACGCTCTAAAAGTAATGAAGTCAAAACAATCTACGGctgcaaaattaattacttttactTCTATTAATATCACAGTGTAATCACTTCTATATATGTGGTCAAGCACATAAATAATTCACTCCATTCTGATAATACAGAATGTGtcaagcaaaataaacaatgcaatggaaggcagaggaagaacAGTAATATCAGTGTAAAATCACCACATTAATTTGTGCGGCATATTTGGCCCCACAGGTTCCAGCAGTCTTAGTGTCTCTTTTCTATATTTAACATGAATAAGATCTCAGTCTTGGCAAAAGTTTAAAGGCTATGAGACCACtgttatttggaaaaaacaacTAAATTAGCCTTgagacacacacaaaacaagatAAAGGCCAAAGCTAACAGCAAGTAAAATCTACTCAGCATCTTCCTTATTCAAACATTCTTACTTACAGACACACTGTTGCACAGACCTGCATCCACGTACAGAACTTATCTCATGAGGTTATTTCTAGATTTCTTTAGATTTCAATACATCCAACTGCTTCCTCTCCAAGTCGATCTACAGAGAGCAGGGCCTGATTTGCGCACCAAAAGAAAAGCGCTGAGATCACCTAAGTAGCATCCTATTACAATAATCCTACATGAATGAGGAAAACTTTACACTATGGTACGTCTCCACAATAGCTTGACAGAAGCAAGCATCTGATCCAGAAAGTTTTTCTTGCATCTACCTGTGCTCCATCTGCCAATATCCTAATTGTTATAGGAATGCTGCCCTAAAGATAGGTCTCTACAAAGAGTAAGTATATTGATGTAACCTCAAACAAGGGTAAAATTAAGTTAGAAAACTGGTTAGGGAAAACACAGTGGACTTTTCACTCTTTAGCATATGGACGGCTGTACACCTGTGAAGACTCCTCAGTAGGTAATAATCTCATCTCATTGCAATGCAGACAACTGTACATCCCTATGTGAAAAATCTTTATATCCTggtgtgaaaaacaaattaatggcAACCTCCCAGTAAGAAGGAAAGTATACGTGACTACTGTATCATGatctgaagatatttttttttaagcaattctAGTGTTGGTAACATTATGCCCTCTATTATCCAGATtctaaagaggaaagaaaaccaagtaTTTCTGGTATTCTCAGATGGACAATTCTTGTCCTGCTAATATCACTTGTTAGACTTAAGATGAATCTTGTCGACACAGAAGCGCGATGGCAGGCCTATGTTCAGGAGATccactgttttgtttcaggagaAAGGTAATAAGGTATCTTTCAAAGCTCAAGATCCAGACcaaagatcacagaatcataaaatggtttgggttggaagggaccttaaagatcatttagttcccTAGATGCTTCGAAGATTTCTATACAGCGTTTACAAAGAActaaaattgcatttgaaagGAAAGGGTGAAATTAGATCagtatttgcctttttctgctgttaacAGCTATCCATTGATCCACTGAAACTGCACTCCATGTGAACTGATCAAAAAATAAGCATAGACCACTTTATGCCATCAACGTCCTTgacgacaaaaaaaaaaagtattaaagacATGGAGAATTCTCTTATATTTTTTAACACTGTCCCTTACGGGACACCATGCAAAAGGATccatcacttttaaaaagcaagaaagcacaAGAAACAGTGAAACACTTTAAGAACAATTCAATTTACCAGACAGATCTGTG from Balearica regulorum gibbericeps isolate bBalReg1 chromosome 4, bBalReg1.pri, whole genome shotgun sequence encodes the following:
- the ZNF518B gene encoding zinc finger protein 518B — translated: MQLKKMREILPRLYPGQVSDKNDSLTTSPKQSSEDKTNPSKGNDDQNLCYQGTEAENNKLSLISCIKCRSVQKILMQDTEKHKKLGWTEDKNFICNKCSHITPPAFHFVPECVNSVDVKKREKKSPSKTQKTFKVKNFLPGKYYCDKCRFSTKDPLQYKKHVGQHEEIKFICSHCSYVSYTKGEFQRHLVKHTGTFPYQCEYCEYGAVRHDYIVKHTRRVHETPTKRLSNTIINHKQKKLSQSTFFEKQTYSNSPFQNDLSNSSSNIVCEIPHKVTKPVCLSHNVDCSVNTASVQGKTTLEPSEISVCENQSVEVEVYSPKTEPLQPGMPLTVIAPSELVVPSNCLAQVVEIKIVNGAQQLVLKLIPMKEATYKPVNGAEEELENQGIERSAEGKKKSVSQNELLTMEVNVDKLSSVSNQLNLDSTYDKNSECLCFSGSQVLDCNSVSIQREDASKFCFHLVKGIDVHSGVIELCSPSLVMNSTEKKSDLKSSRWEVDGKNNLHYDSYCYEEGADMPPPKYAAVSEEKNSKNTSVKATQEGKNSSSAVHKQKDALPLKRDDREYRSLPVSSTETHLAGKGFDKNSVTPSEAGKKFNITKTPPCEDMTFGFSKVKRPETISQKNSLLLESLELQTMENKDNPFEGPVISSVFSLSSGAENVPEGVRWDDTTCNKKSATLLCRKIAQLMSAAESNIKSMPLRCQASTKKVLFPQENSANSQRVVPATEVEQCASLSQVHGGSSVISSEEHSNDQLLTFARTSKSRVTKNSHVATPVFIPKGTMLRVLNAASSQKSNGIENRSETSAPSVYCNEMFLPRPVPVSVSETLSSNLPCLRNQSELNAQSQSVSLRQRPKREASVKNNSKQTGVPFQKTSDVSKQSKPYSKSHLGSKNKVKQASFRELPKRKTRTQSETSSSSDMSYLLTARRLRLVPLRMNQLIKCPRRNQPVVVLNHPDVDSPEIINVMKTINKYKGQVLKVVLSERTSSCLGVKRYRKRLTLQNVETGNQAKKQSMLKMKLKKTNKNNYQVVETSPSETLQCMFKCWFCGRVYMDQEEWISHGQRHLIEATKGWDVLSFPAKKH